The Nitrosospira lacus genome window below encodes:
- a CDS encoding ribose-phosphate pyrophosphokinase → MAYDSLMVFTGNANPKLAQDVVRHLNIHVGRATVGRFSDGEVMVEILENVRGKDVFVLQSTCMPTNDTLMELLVLVDALKRASAGRITAAMPYFGYARQDRRPRSVRVPITAKVVANMLTTVGIDRLLTMDLHSDQIQGFFDIPVDNIYSMPILLGDVWKSDYQNLVVVSPDVGGVVRARQMAKRLECDLAIIDKRRPKFNVAKVMNIIGEVDGRTCVIMDDMVDTANTLCEAARALKEEGAESVLAYCTHAVLSGKAVERIENSSLDKLVVTDTIPLREDAKACVRIQQLSVASLLAETMLRISNEDSVSSLFME, encoded by the coding sequence ATGGCCTACGATAGCTTGATGGTTTTCACCGGCAATGCCAATCCGAAGCTGGCGCAGGATGTGGTGCGTCATCTCAACATCCACGTGGGACGCGCGACGGTGGGCCGTTTCAGCGATGGCGAGGTGATGGTGGAGATCCTCGAGAATGTCCGCGGCAAGGACGTATTTGTTTTGCAATCCACCTGTATGCCCACTAACGACACGTTGATGGAATTACTGGTACTGGTGGATGCGTTGAAGCGGGCATCAGCGGGACGTATTACCGCGGCAATGCCTTATTTCGGCTATGCCCGTCAGGACAGAAGGCCGCGTTCGGTGCGGGTGCCCATCACCGCCAAAGTGGTGGCGAACATGCTGACCACCGTCGGGATAGACCGGTTGCTGACCATGGATTTGCATTCGGACCAGATTCAGGGATTTTTCGATATTCCGGTGGATAATATCTACAGCATGCCGATCCTGCTGGGAGACGTATGGAAAAGCGATTATCAGAACCTGGTGGTGGTTTCGCCCGATGTGGGCGGCGTGGTGCGCGCGCGGCAGATGGCGAAGCGCCTGGAATGCGATCTGGCGATCATCGACAAGCGCCGTCCCAAATTCAACGTTGCCAAGGTGATGAACATCATTGGCGAGGTGGATGGACGCACCTGCGTCATCATGGATGACATGGTGGATACCGCCAATACTTTGTGTGAAGCGGCCCGCGCCTTAAAGGAAGAGGGTGCCGAAAGTGTACTGGCCTATTGCACTCACGCAGTATTGTCGGGCAAAGCGGTGGAGCGGATTGAGAATTCCTCGCTCGACAAGCTCGTCGTCACCGATACCATTCCGCTGCGTGAGGATGCCAAAGCCTGCGTTCGCATTCAACAGTTGAGCGTGGCGAGCCTGCTGGCGGAAACGATGTTAAGGATCAGTAACGAGGATTCGGTAAGTTCATTGTTCATGGAGTAA
- a CDS encoding 50S ribosomal protein L25/general stress protein Ctc, whose protein sequence is MQIEISANKRTLQGKGASRRLRGSGKVPGIIYGGENPAQAIELDHNGLYHKLKQEAFHASILSMDLDGEKEQVLLRDIQMHPFKLQVLHIDFQRVDKNKKIHMKVPLHFINAENAPGVKLSGGLVSHVLTELDISCLPKDLPEFITVDLTDLAAGNTLHLSDLKLPEGVEIPTLGRGENLPVATIVIPRAVAAEEAAAQVAAADIPTTVQKKEGAAKEGEKKDAGKKK, encoded by the coding sequence ATGCAAATTGAAATCAGCGCCAACAAGCGCACGTTACAGGGCAAAGGTGCGAGCCGCCGCCTGCGTGGTTCCGGCAAGGTGCCGGGCATTATTTATGGCGGAGAGAATCCGGCGCAAGCGATTGAGCTGGATCATAATGGTCTTTATCACAAGCTCAAACAGGAGGCTTTTCATGCTTCCATCCTGTCCATGGATCTGGATGGGGAAAAAGAGCAGGTGCTGTTGCGTGATATACAAATGCACCCGTTCAAATTGCAAGTGCTGCACATCGACTTCCAGCGTGTGGACAAGAACAAGAAAATACACATGAAAGTGCCATTGCACTTCATCAACGCGGAGAACGCGCCCGGGGTGAAATTGTCGGGCGGTCTCGTCAGCCATGTGCTCACTGAACTGGATATTTCCTGCTTGCCGAAAGATCTGCCTGAATTTATCACGGTTGATCTGACCGATCTTGCCGCTGGCAATACCTTGCACTTGAGCGACCTCAAGCTGCCGGAAGGCGTGGAGATTCCCACGCTTGGCAGAGGCGAGAATTTGCCGGTGGCGACTATCGTCATTCCGCGTGCCGTGGCCGCCGAGGAAGCGGCTGCCCAAGTGGCTGCGGCGGATATCCCGACGACCGTACAGAAGAAAGAGGGTGCTGCAAAAGAGGGTGAGAAAAAAGACGCCGGGAAGAAGAAATAA
- the pth gene encoding aminoacyl-tRNA hydrolase — MKLIVGLGNPGREYAATRHNAGAWWIFRLADELRMTLKAEARFHGLCACTGQGDAELWLLNPQTYMNASGKAVAALCRYYKIQPEQVLVVHDELDLPPGVSRLKLGGGLGGHNGLKDIAAHLATKDFWRLRIGIGHPGDRNAVVSYVLQPPRKEEVPLIDEAIHRSLEVWPLIAEGNCQAAMLKLHTKVIKDDPKSGG, encoded by the coding sequence ATGAAACTCATCGTCGGTCTCGGCAATCCGGGCAGGGAATATGCCGCCACGCGTCACAATGCCGGGGCCTGGTGGATATTCCGCCTGGCGGACGAGTTGCGCATGACGCTGAAAGCCGAAGCGAGATTTCATGGTTTGTGCGCGTGTACCGGTCAAGGCGATGCAGAGTTGTGGCTGCTCAATCCGCAGACCTACATGAATGCCAGCGGGAAAGCCGTTGCGGCATTATGCCGTTATTACAAAATTCAGCCTGAGCAGGTTCTCGTGGTTCATGACGAACTGGATTTGCCGCCGGGCGTTTCCAGACTGAAACTGGGCGGCGGGCTGGGCGGGCATAATGGTTTGAAGGATATCGCCGCCCACCTTGCCACCAAGGATTTCTGGCGCCTGCGCATTGGCATTGGCCATCCCGGCGACAGAAATGCCGTGGTAAGTTATGTGCTGCAGCCGCCGCGCAAGGAAGAAGTGCCGCTGATAGACGAAGCGATCCATCGCAGCCTGGAGGTCTGGCCGCTTATCGCGGAAGGCAATTGCCAGGCGGCCATGCTGAAGCTGCATACAAAAGTAATCAAGGATGATCCTAAGTCCGGTGGTTGA
- the ychF gene encoding redox-regulated ATPase YchF — protein MSLKCGIVGLPNVGKSTLFNALTRAGISAENYPFCTIEPNIGIVEVPDQRLARLSAIVNPQKVQSAIVEFVDIAGLVAGASKGEGLGNKFLATIRETDGIVNMVRCFVNDNVVHVSGNVDPVSDIETIQTELALADLATVEKALQRETKLAKSGNKDAIKLVALLEMTRAHLDQGKPARSLGLDKEQQQLLKPLCLLTAKPAIYVANVDEKGFTGNPLLARVQEYAAKEGAPVVAICAALEAEIAEMPDEDKQVFLADMNLEEPGLNRLVRAAYQLLGLQTYFTAGVKEVRAWTISKGDTAPQAAAVIHTDFEKGFIRAEVIAYDDFIACNGEQGAKEAGKMRLEGKEYVVKDGDVMHFRFNV, from the coding sequence ATGAGCCTGAAATGCGGTATCGTGGGTCTGCCCAATGTAGGAAAATCCACACTGTTCAATGCGCTGACCAGGGCAGGCATCTCGGCAGAAAACTACCCCTTCTGCACCATCGAGCCGAATATCGGCATCGTTGAAGTGCCCGATCAGCGCTTGGCCAGACTCAGCGCGATCGTCAACCCGCAAAAGGTGCAGTCCGCCATCGTCGAGTTCGTGGATATCGCCGGTCTTGTCGCGGGTGCATCCAAGGGCGAAGGGCTGGGTAACAAATTTCTCGCCACCATCCGTGAAACCGATGGCATCGTCAACATGGTGCGCTGCTTCGTTAATGACAATGTCGTGCATGTCAGCGGCAATGTGGACCCGGTCTCTGATATCGAGACCATACAGACCGAGCTGGCCCTGGCCGATCTTGCGACGGTGGAAAAGGCGCTGCAACGCGAAACCAAGCTGGCCAAGTCCGGCAACAAGGACGCGATCAAGCTGGTGGCGCTGCTGGAAATGACAAGGGCTCATCTCGATCAGGGCAAGCCTGCTCGAAGCCTGGGGCTGGACAAGGAGCAACAGCAATTGCTCAAGCCGCTCTGCCTGCTCACCGCGAAACCCGCCATCTATGTCGCCAACGTTGACGAAAAGGGTTTCACCGGAAATCCTCTGCTGGCACGCGTGCAGGAATACGCCGCGAAAGAGGGTGCGCCGGTGGTGGCAATTTGCGCAGCCCTGGAAGCGGAAATCGCGGAAATGCCGGATGAGGATAAACAGGTCTTTCTGGCCGACATGAATCTGGAAGAGCCGGGGCTTAATCGGCTGGTTCGCGCTGCCTACCAGCTACTCGGACTGCAAACCTACTTCACCGCCGGCGTGAAGGAAGTGCGCGCCTGGACCATATCCAAGGGGGATACCGCTCCGCAGGCAGCCGCCGTGATTCATACCGATTTCGAAAAAGGTTTCATCCGCGCGGAAGTCATCGCTTATGATGATTTCATCGCCTGCAACGGTGAACAGGGTGCGAAGGAGGCGGGCAAGATGCGGCTGGAAGGCAAGGAGTATGTGGTCAAGGATGGGGATGTGATGCATTTTCGGTTTAATGTCTAA
- a CDS encoding type I restriction endonuclease subunit R, producing MSTHAYSEEQLVEQPAISLFATLGWQTVSAQEETFGAGGTLGRETNGEVILVERLRAALCKFNPALPLDAISNAVDDLTRDRSAMSPEAANREVYRLLKEGITISVPDREHGGQKTERLRVVDWEHTENNNFLLVSQFSVVGSLYTCRPDLVGFVNGLPWVVIELKKPGVSARAAFDENLTHYKQQVPALFWSNALLIASNGTDSRVGSLTADWGRWVEWKRIEREDEVRRVSLEVMLRGTCDRTHLLDLVENFSLFSEHKAGLVKILGQNHQFLGVNNAIASMLEARKLGHGRGGVFWQTQGSGKSFSMVFFAQKVLRKLAGNWTFVVVTDRVELDEQIAKTFKTTGAVSEAEGDECHAASGAHLRELLRGNHRYVFTLVHKFQTPELLCDRSDVIVLTDEAHRSQYDTLALNMRAALPKAMFLAFTGTPLIAGEERTKEVFGDYVSIYDFQQSIEDGATVPLFYENRTPELQLVNPDLNENIYRLIEDAELDAEQEAKLEKVLGRQYHLITRDDRLETVAQDIVRHFLGRGFLGKAMMVSIDKATALRMHDKVKVHWAAETERVQKELGELHYRPPPGGSSMTPEQARRDLRMAELKARLEVLTSTDMAVIVSPGQNEIQQMQNLGLDIEPHRKRMNESQPGLDEKFKDTDDKLCLVFVCAMWLTGFDAPSCSTVYLDKPMRNHTLMQTIARANRVFPGKHSGVIVDYANVFASLEKALAIYGTGKDGKSPVKDKQQLVEELRKSVADATAFCTAHGVMLAEIEATATGSIERLSHIEDGMNALISPDPLRRDFFAHERLVSTLYRAAKPDSSALEFAGKVACLSALVDTIRAKLNPNQPDISQVMGQINSLLDESITGHEIRQSGPPALNLSKINFEALAKRFEKSRHKNTDLEVLKAAIRAQLGKMIQLNRTRADFAEKFETLIESYNAGSRSIEELFEELMRLSNSMNEEQERHVRENMSEEELVIFDILTRPAPELSAEERAEVKKAARELLARLKALLVLNWRQKAAARSQLKLTIEDTLDAGLPRAYTPELYSQKCSAVFEHVYESYPERNAGVYA from the coding sequence ATGAGCACCCACGCCTACAGCGAAGAGCAACTCGTCGAGCAGCCCGCCATCAGCCTGTTTGCCACGCTCGGCTGGCAAACGGTGTCGGCGCAGGAAGAAACCTTTGGTGCGGGTGGCACGCTGGGGCGCGAGACCAACGGCGAGGTGATACTGGTGGAACGGCTGCGCGCCGCTCTTTGCAAATTCAACCCAGCGCTGCCGCTAGATGCGATCAGCAATGCCGTCGATGATCTGACCCGCGACCGTTCGGCCATGAGCCCAGAGGCCGCCAACCGCGAGGTCTATCGGCTACTGAAGGAAGGAATTACGATATCAGTGCCCGACCGCGAGCACGGTGGCCAGAAGACCGAACGCCTGCGCGTGGTGGATTGGGAACACACCGAGAATAACAACTTCCTGCTGGTCAGCCAGTTCAGCGTTGTCGGCAGTCTCTATACCTGCCGGCCCGATCTGGTCGGCTTCGTCAATGGCCTGCCTTGGGTGGTGATCGAACTCAAGAAACCCGGCGTGTCGGCACGCGCCGCCTTCGACGAAAACCTGACCCATTACAAGCAGCAGGTTCCGGCGCTGTTCTGGAGTAATGCCCTGCTAATCGCCAGCAACGGCACCGACAGCCGCGTCGGCTCGCTCACCGCCGACTGGGGCCGTTGGGTGGAGTGGAAGCGCATCGAGCGCGAGGACGAAGTGCGCCGCGTGTCACTGGAAGTGATGCTGCGCGGCACCTGCGACCGCACCCACCTGCTCGATCTTGTGGAGAACTTCTCGCTGTTTTCCGAGCACAAGGCCGGGCTGGTCAAGATTCTCGGCCAGAACCACCAGTTCCTCGGCGTCAATAATGCCATCGCCTCGATGCTCGAAGCGCGCAAGCTCGGTCACGGGCGCGGCGGCGTGTTCTGGCAGACGCAGGGGAGCGGCAAGAGTTTTTCTATGGTCTTCTTCGCGCAAAAAGTACTGCGCAAGCTTGCCGGCAACTGGACGTTTGTGGTCGTCACCGACCGCGTGGAACTGGACGAGCAGATCGCCAAGACCTTCAAGACCACCGGTGCGGTGTCGGAGGCCGAGGGCGACGAATGCCATGCCGCCAGCGGCGCCCACCTGCGGGAGTTGCTGCGCGGCAATCACCGCTACGTTTTTACCCTGGTACACAAGTTCCAGACGCCGGAGCTGCTTTGTGACCGTTCCGACGTGATCGTGCTGACCGACGAAGCACACCGCAGCCAGTACGACACCCTGGCGCTCAACATGCGCGCCGCGCTGCCCAAGGCGATGTTCCTCGCCTTTACCGGCACACCGCTGATTGCAGGCGAAGAGCGCACCAAGGAAGTGTTCGGCGACTATGTCTCGATCTACGACTTCCAGCAGTCCATCGAAGACGGCGCCACCGTGCCGCTGTTCTACGAGAACCGCACGCCGGAGTTGCAGCTCGTCAATCCCGACCTGAACGAAAACATCTACCGTCTGATCGAGGATGCCGAACTCGACGCCGAGCAGGAAGCCAAGCTGGAGAAGGTGCTGGGGCGGCAATACCACCTGATTACCCGCGATGACCGGCTGGAAACGGTGGCGCAGGACATCGTGCGGCACTTCCTGGGGCGTGGCTTCCTGGGCAAGGCGATGATGGTTTCCATCGACAAGGCCACGGCATTGCGCATGCATGACAAGGTGAAGGTGCATTGGGCGGCGGAAACCGAGCGGGTACAGAAGGAACTGGGCGAATTGCATTACCGGCCCCCTCCAGGCGGATCCAGCATGACGCCTGAGCAGGCACGGCGCGATCTGCGTATGGCGGAGCTGAAGGCCCGCCTGGAAGTGCTGACCAGTACCGACATGGCGGTGATTGTCTCGCCGGGGCAGAACGAAATCCAGCAGATGCAGAACTTGGGTCTCGATATCGAGCCGCACCGTAAGCGCATGAACGAATCGCAACCGGGGCTGGACGAGAAGTTCAAGGACACGGATGACAAGCTGTGCCTAGTCTTTGTCTGCGCCATGTGGCTGACCGGCTTCGACGCACCGAGTTGCTCGACGGTGTATCTCGACAAGCCAATGCGCAACCATACGCTGATGCAGACCATCGCCCGCGCCAACCGCGTCTTCCCCGGCAAGCACAGCGGCGTGATCGTCGATTACGCCAATGTCTTCGCCTCACTGGAAAAGGCGCTGGCGATCTACGGGACAGGAAAGGACGGGAAAAGCCCGGTCAAGGACAAGCAGCAACTGGTGGAGGAACTGCGCAAGTCGGTGGCGGATGCCACGGCCTTCTGCACCGCGCACGGCGTGATGCTGGCCGAGATCGAGGCTACGGCGACCGGCAGCATAGAGCGTCTGTCGCACATCGAGGACGGCATGAACGCGCTGATCTCACCGGACCCGTTGCGTCGCGACTTCTTTGCCCATGAGCGGTTGGTGAGCACGCTCTACCGGGCCGCGAAGCCCGATTCTTCAGCGCTGGAATTTGCGGGCAAAGTCGCCTGCCTCTCCGCGCTCGTTGACACCATTCGCGCCAAGCTGAACCCGAACCAGCCGGATATTTCCCAGGTGATGGGGCAGATCAACAGCCTGCTCGACGAGTCGATCACCGGCCACGAAATCCGCCAGTCAGGACCGCCAGCGCTCAACCTGTCGAAGATCAACTTCGAGGCATTGGCCAAACGCTTCGAGAAATCTAGGCACAAGAACACCGACCTCGAAGTGCTCAAGGCGGCGATCCGTGCCCAACTGGGAAAGATGATCCAGTTGAACCGCACCCGCGCCGACTTCGCCGAGAAGTTCGAGACGCTGATCGAAAGCTACAACGCCGGCAGCCGCAGCATCGAAGAACTGTTCGAGGAACTGATGAGGCTGTCAAACAGCATGAACGAAGAACAGGAACGGCATGTGCGTGAGAACATGAGCGAGGAGGAGTTGGTCATTTTTGACATCCTCACGCGGCCGGCGCCGGAGTTGTCGGCGGAGGAACGGGCTGAGGTAAAGAAGGCTGCCCGCGAATTGCTGGCGCGGTTAAAGGCGCTGCTGGTACTGAATTGGCGGCAGAAGGCTGCGGCGCGATCACAGTTGAAGCTAACCATCGAAGACACCCTCGACGCTGGATTGCCGCGTGCCTACACGCCTGAACTTTACAGTCAGAAATGCTCGGCGGTGTTCGAGCATGTGTATGAGAGCTACCCGGAGCGAAACGCGGGGGTGTATGCATGA
- a CDS encoding restriction endonuclease subunit S: protein MKTVKWERMPLGAVTNLCLGKMLDQNKNRGEPLSYLANVNVRWGEFALDNLRTMRFEPKEMDRYGLKFGDIVMCEGGEPGRCAIWKAQIPGMMIQKALHRIRPKKFLDYRFLFYSFLHIGHSKGFDQYFTGATIKHLPGEKLAKVEIDIPPLPIQQRIAGILSAYDELIENSQRRIKILESMARALYREWFVHFRFPGHEDHPRVASPLGDIPQGWEVKKLGDLISIDKGVSYNGAGLTKDGNPMVNLKNILTGGGFRRDATKPYSGDFKPRHTVKPGDIILANTDLTQAGNVVASAALIPRFADDRPILISHHLFAVRLPEGLPASFIYHLLLEDDFRGFAKGYAIGTTVLGLPKEGVLNFAFALASKNLMADFVKHVAPMHRHIETLLERIENLRHTRDLLLLRLLSGQIEIEAT, encoded by the coding sequence ATGAAAACGGTTAAGTGGGAGCGTATGCCCTTGGGAGCAGTGACAAATCTCTGTCTGGGCAAGATGCTTGACCAGAACAAGAATCGTGGGGAACCGCTTTCCTATCTTGCAAACGTAAACGTCCGTTGGGGCGAATTTGCGCTGGACAACCTTCGAACCATGCGCTTTGAGCCTAAAGAAATGGATCGCTACGGGCTTAAGTTCGGCGATATTGTCATGTGCGAGGGTGGTGAGCCTGGACGTTGTGCGATATGGAAAGCTCAGATTCCTGGAATGATGATCCAGAAAGCTCTACACAGAATCAGGCCAAAGAAGTTTCTGGACTACCGCTTCCTCTTCTACAGTTTCCTGCATATCGGCCACTCGAAAGGTTTCGATCAGTACTTTACAGGCGCGACCATCAAACATTTGCCGGGAGAAAAGCTGGCAAAGGTCGAAATTGATATTCCCCCGCTTCCCATCCAGCAACGCATCGCCGGCATCCTCTCGGCCTATGACGAACTCATCGAGAACAGCCAGCGGCGCATCAAGATTCTGGAGTCGATGGCCCGCGCCCTCTACCGCGAGTGGTTCGTCCATTTCCGTTTCCCCGGCCACGAAGACCACCCTCGCGTCGCTTCCCCCCTCGGCGATATTCCACAGGGGTGGGAGGTGAAGAAGCTAGGTGACTTAATCAGCATAGACAAAGGGGTTTCATATAACGGTGCCGGCTTGACCAAGGATGGCAATCCTATGGTCAATCTCAAGAACATTCTCACTGGAGGAGGATTCCGTCGAGACGCCACGAAGCCCTATTCCGGTGACTTCAAGCCTCGGCATACTGTGAAGCCTGGCGACATCATCTTGGCGAATACCGATCTCACACAGGCCGGCAACGTTGTGGCCAGCGCGGCACTGATTCCACGTTTTGCAGATGATCGTCCGATACTTATTTCTCACCACCTGTTTGCCGTGCGACTTCCCGAAGGTTTGCCGGCGTCGTTCATTTATCACTTGCTCCTCGAAGATGACTTCCGCGGCTTCGCAAAGGGGTATGCGATTGGCACAACGGTATTGGGGCTTCCGAAAGAGGGTGTGCTCAATTTCGCCTTTGCTCTTGCGTCGAAGAACTTGATGGCTGACTTCGTCAAGCATGTTGCACCGATGCATCGGCATATCGAAACACTTCTGGAACGAATAGAAAACCTCCGCCACACCCGCGACCTACTGCTGCTGCGCCTGCTTTCCGGCCAGATCGAGATCGAGGCCACTTGA
- a CDS encoding class I SAM-dependent DNA methyltransferase produces the protein MHWIAPSEKNAASTSLEKRLWDAADQFRANSGLKAQEYSGPILGLIFLRFAEVRFAIQRSKLEGASASSRRGSRVDEPAAYHAEGILYLSPEARFDYLLTLAEVADIGAKVNAAMREIEKHNPQLAGVLPKTYNLFTSTLLKELLKKVSEIPATLDYDAFGRIYEYFLGAFAMTEGQGGGEFYTPSSIVKLLAEIIEPFHGRILDPACGSGGMFVQSARFVAEHQKNPAAELAICGVEKTDETGRLCRLNLAVHGLEGDIKHGGNINSYYDDPHTATGSFDFVLANPPFNVNAVDKERLKDMVGAGRRFPFGLPRTDNANYLWIQLFYSALNSQGRAGFVMANSASDARSSEQELRQKLIEARAVDVMVAVGPNMFYTVTLPCTLWFFDKGKAKTPRADTVLFIDVRHIYRQVDRAHRDWTPTQIGFIANLVRLYRGEALDTRVGTGETMAKLKEVFGDTPAYADVPGLCKAATFAEIEAQGWSLNPGRYVGVAPGEDVSDEDFKEQLETLNEELESLNAQARELEQTIAANVARILSE, from the coding sequence ATGCATTGGATAGCCCCTTCCGAAAAAAACGCCGCTTCCACCTCGCTCGAAAAGCGCCTGTGGGATGCCGCCGACCAGTTCCGAGCCAATTCTGGCCTAAAGGCGCAGGAATACTCCGGACCTATCCTTGGCCTGATTTTCCTGCGCTTTGCCGAAGTCCGCTTTGCCATCCAGCGCAGCAAGCTCGAAGGCGCCAGCGCCTCATCCCGCCGAGGCAGCCGGGTCGATGAGCCCGCCGCCTACCACGCCGAAGGCATCCTCTATCTCAGTCCAGAGGCGCGCTTCGACTACCTGTTGACGCTGGCCGAGGTCGCCGACATCGGCGCCAAGGTCAATGCCGCGATGCGCGAGATCGAGAAGCACAATCCGCAACTCGCCGGCGTGCTGCCCAAGACTTACAACCTCTTCACCAGTACTCTGCTCAAGGAACTGCTAAAGAAGGTATCCGAGATTCCGGCCACGCTCGATTACGACGCCTTCGGCCGCATTTACGAATACTTCCTCGGCGCCTTCGCCATGACCGAGGGCCAGGGTGGCGGCGAGTTCTACACGCCCTCCAGCATTGTCAAGCTGTTGGCCGAAATTATTGAACCCTTCCACGGCCGCATCCTCGACCCCGCCTGCGGCTCCGGCGGCATGTTCGTGCAGTCGGCGCGCTTCGTCGCCGAGCACCAGAAGAACCCCGCCGCCGAACTCGCCATCTGCGGCGTCGAAAAGACCGACGAAACCGGCCGCCTGTGCCGTCTCAACCTAGCCGTGCATGGGCTGGAAGGCGACATCAAACACGGCGGCAACATCAACAGCTACTACGACGACCCGCACACTGCCACCGGATCGTTCGACTTCGTGCTCGCCAATCCGCCCTTCAACGTCAATGCGGTGGACAAGGAGCGGCTCAAGGACATGGTCGGCGCCGGTCGCCGTTTTCCCTTCGGCCTGCCGCGCACCGACAACGCCAACTACCTGTGGATTCAGCTCTTCTACTCGGCGTTGAACAGCCAAGGCCGCGCCGGCTTTGTCATGGCCAACTCGGCCTCCGACGCCCGTTCCTCCGAGCAGGAACTGCGGCAGAAGCTGATCGAAGCGCGGGCGGTGGATGTCATGGTCGCCGTTGGCCCCAACATGTTCTACACGGTTACCCTGCCCTGCACCCTGTGGTTTTTCGACAAGGGCAAGGCCAAGACCCCGCGTGCCGATACCGTGCTGTTTATCGACGTCCGCCACATTTACCGGCAGGTCGATCGCGCCCACCGCGACTGGACGCCGACGCAGATCGGGTTCATCGCCAACCTGGTGCGCCTCTATCGCGGCGAGGCGCTCGACACAAGAGTCGGCACTGGCGAGACGATGGCCAAGCTCAAGGAAGTCTTTGGTGACACGCCCGCCTATGCCGACGTGCCCGGCCTATGCAAGGCGGCGACGTTCGCCGAGATCGAAGCTCAGGGCTGGTCGCTCAACCCCGGCCGCTACGTCGGCGTCGCGCCAGGCGAGGACGTCAGCGACGAAGACTTCAAGGAGCAGCTCGAAACACTGAACGAAGAACTGGAATCGCTCAACGCCCAGGCGCGGGAACTGGAGCAGACCATCGCCGCGAATGTAGCGAGGATTTTGAGCGAATGA